A genomic region of Verrucomicrobiota bacterium contains the following coding sequences:
- a CDS encoding acyl-CoA thioester hydrolase/BAAT C-terminal domain-containing protein, with product MKPISCSLIIAALLGGSALSGDAQVVRTDLKGEGFVADFYCKAGPVTKPGLLFLGGSEGGRPDLHLPQFLAEHGYPVLAVAYFKEQGLPETLQLVPLEYFDKALAWMAGSDRIPHDGIAVFGCSKGAELALLLASRKPEIKGVIALAPSSVVWDGMPKQWWPPDPKSSWSSGGKPLPIVPYDYRAGFAAGDPRAIYKFYAQSLKQTDAVGKAAILVEKINGPILLASGHDDLLWPSEEMSDVICARLKAKTFTHHYEHLKYADAGHTLNEYYMLGGTREGNQDAGLPRQTFRETRAARRCAGGSCRHKCARNQTHPAGHTQAVIYFRKFTMTER from the coding sequence ATGAAGCCAATTTCCTGCTCTCTTATCATCGCCGCGCTGCTTGGCGGCAGCGCCCTCAGTGGCGATGCTCAAGTCGTGCGCACCGATCTCAAGGGCGAAGGTTTCGTTGCGGACTTCTACTGCAAGGCCGGGCCCGTGACGAAGCCGGGGCTCCTGTTCCTGGGCGGTTCCGAGGGTGGCCGTCCGGATCTGCATCTCCCACAATTCTTGGCGGAGCACGGCTATCCGGTGTTGGCGGTTGCTTATTTCAAGGAGCAAGGTTTGCCGGAGACGCTCCAACTCGTGCCGCTGGAATATTTCGACAAGGCCTTGGCGTGGATGGCAGGCAGCGACCGCATTCCTCACGACGGGATCGCGGTCTTCGGCTGTTCGAAAGGCGCCGAACTCGCCTTGTTGCTGGCGTCGCGCAAGCCGGAGATCAAGGGCGTCATCGCGCTCGCGCCCAGCTCCGTGGTCTGGGACGGCATGCCGAAGCAATGGTGGCCGCCGGATCCGAAATCAAGCTGGAGCAGCGGCGGCAAACCGTTGCCTATTGTGCCGTATGACTACAGAGCGGGTTTTGCCGCCGGTGATCCGCGCGCGATTTACAAGTTCTACGCGCAGTCGCTCAAGCAGACGGATGCGGTGGGGAAAGCCGCGATTTTGGTGGAGAAGATCAACGGCCCCATCCTGCTCGCATCCGGTCATGACGATCTTCTTTGGCCTTCCGAGGAAATGAGCGATGTGATCTGCGCCAGACTAAAGGCGAAAACTTTCACGCACCACTATGAGCATCTCAAGTATGCCGACGCCGGCCACACGCTGAACGAGTATTACATGTTGGGCGGCACGCGCGAGGGCAACCAAGATGCTGGCCTTCCTCGACAAACTTTCCGGGAAACTCGCGCAGCACGCCGCTGCGCCGGCGGCTCCTGCCGCCACAAATGCGCCCGCAACCAAACTCATCCAGCCGGGCACACCCAAGCTGTGATCTATTTCCGCAAATTCACAATGACCGAAAGATAA